The Vibrio gallaecicus genome contains a region encoding:
- a CDS encoding beta-ketoacyl-[acyl-carrier-protein] synthase family protein, producing MPIYIHDCGFHSALGSQITDIHHRLESGYNPNMVEDLQILNDGKATIVGRVSESLPNLPEYLQKFNTRNNRLALSALKQIEPTIELMKKQYGTDRIAIVVGTSTSGIADGETAFKHKLDNGQFPGDFSYSQQELGNITDFLSQYYDINGPHYAISTACSSSGRVFLTAQRLLNSGMVDAVLVGGADTLCKLTLNGFHGLEALSSTLCQPFSSKRNGINIGEAAAFMLLSKNKPASDSRPTIALLGAGDSSDAHHISAPHPEGNGAEQAMKKALHAAQLSPQDIGYINAHGTATPLNDSMESKAIHRVFGAKVPVSSTKPITGHTLGAASAVEAAIAWHILKHNLPLPLQKCQDKAADIDIDLINCPQQIKKTNILSNSFAFGGNNISLIFGVVND from the coding sequence ATGCCTATTTATATTCATGACTGTGGTTTCCATTCCGCCCTTGGGTCACAAATCACAGATATACACCATCGTTTAGAAAGTGGTTACAACCCTAATATGGTTGAAGACTTACAGATTTTAAATGACGGAAAAGCGACGATTGTTGGTAGGGTTTCGGAATCATTACCGAACCTTCCTGAGTATTTGCAAAAATTTAATACTCGCAATAACCGCCTTGCACTTTCAGCTTTGAAACAAATTGAGCCGACTATTGAGTTGATGAAAAAGCAATATGGGACAGATCGTATTGCTATCGTCGTGGGCACCAGTACCTCAGGCATTGCTGATGGTGAAACTGCCTTTAAGCACAAATTAGACAATGGACAGTTCCCTGGTGACTTTAGCTATTCACAGCAAGAGTTAGGCAATATCACAGACTTTTTAAGCCAGTATTACGATATTAATGGTCCTCACTACGCGATTTCGACCGCTTGTTCTTCAAGTGGGCGAGTTTTCTTAACTGCTCAACGCTTATTAAATTCGGGAATGGTCGATGCGGTATTAGTCGGCGGAGCCGATACATTATGTAAGCTTACATTGAATGGATTCCATGGGCTTGAAGCTCTGTCATCCACTTTATGCCAACCATTTAGTTCAAAAAGAAATGGCATCAATATCGGTGAAGCGGCAGCCTTTATGTTGCTGAGCAAAAATAAGCCAGCAAGTGATAGCAGACCGACTATTGCATTACTAGGCGCGGGTGACAGTTCCGATGCTCATCATATTTCAGCGCCCCACCCTGAAGGTAATGGAGCTGAACAAGCAATGAAAAAAGCATTGCATGCCGCTCAGTTATCTCCTCAAGATATTGGTTATATCAATGCTCATGGTACTGCGACCCCATTAAATGATTCGATGGAAAGCAAAGCAATACACAGAGTATTTGGGGCTAAAGTGCCAGTTAGTTCCACTAAACCTATTACTGGGCATACTTTGGGGGCAGCAAGTGCAGTCGAAGCCGCTATTGCGTGGCATATACTGAAGCACAACTTACCGCTTCCCTTACAAAAATGTCAGGATAAAGCTGCTGACATCGACATTGATTTGATAAACTGCCCACAACAAATAAAAAAAACAAATATCTTAAGCAACTCGTTTGCTTTTGGTGGTAACAACATTAGCCTTATTTTTGGTGTCGTAAATGACTGA
- a CDS encoding glycosyltransferase family 2 protein, with the protein MNNSTPNGEATVPNDEAILEGALKSYRACFLIPCYNHGSTISSVLESLGGFNLPVVLVDDGSDIHTKNILQEASRPAHISLVTLNENQGKGGAVKAGIKKAHELGFTHAIQIDADGQHDLDALPKLLQSSQARPENLISGKPIYDDTVPKARLYGRYMTHIWVWIETLSLSIKDSMCGFRAYPIEKTQHVLSKYDIGSRMDFDIEILVRLYWEDCEIDFIDTKVIYPEGGVSHFDALWDNVKISWMHTRLFFGMLPRAPKLIARHFKKPSTSSVNASTHKMSNTNTAISSEDSKGNEPHWSRTQERGTVLGIKLLLAIYTLLGRKVFNVILHLVMRYYHLTGTRARTASDQYLFQLKAYAEQQNIELPKDLTSYNHLLSFGHTMLDKLAAWKGDFSVDNLSIHGQDQFESMVENKQGVLILGSHLGNIELCRALGRRHSHIKINALVFTEHAERFNSVMKAVNPSSDLNLIQVSSMGPDTAILLQQKLEQGEWIVIVGDRTSTSKESRSVWANFLGKEAPFPQGPFMLASVLKAPVFLLFGLRDDNKTKPHFNVYFEHFSDKIVLPRKTREQSLQEVVQQYANRLQHYTLKAPLQWYNFFNFWTLSSQHHDNKDTK; encoded by the coding sequence ATGAATAACTCTACTCCCAATGGCGAAGCTACCGTACCCAATGACGAAGCTATCTTAGAGGGAGCCTTGAAGTCTTACCGAGCCTGCTTTCTGATTCCTTGCTATAACCATGGCTCAACCATTTCTAGTGTATTGGAGTCCTTAGGTGGCTTTAATCTACCCGTTGTTCTTGTTGATGATGGCAGTGATATTCATACCAAAAATATACTGCAAGAAGCTTCCCGACCCGCTCACATTTCTCTTGTTACTTTAAACGAGAACCAAGGGAAAGGCGGAGCAGTAAAAGCTGGGATAAAAAAAGCACATGAATTAGGGTTTACTCATGCCATCCAAATCGATGCTGATGGTCAGCATGATCTGGATGCTTTGCCTAAACTACTGCAATCATCTCAAGCTCGACCTGAAAACTTGATTTCAGGTAAACCGATTTACGATGATACTGTTCCTAAAGCTCGCTTGTATGGTCGCTACATGACCCACATATGGGTATGGATAGAAACCCTATCTCTATCAATCAAAGACAGTATGTGTGGCTTTCGAGCCTACCCAATAGAAAAAACCCAGCACGTTCTAAGTAAGTACGATATCGGTTCAAGAATGGATTTCGATATCGAGATCTTAGTGCGCTTGTATTGGGAAGACTGCGAAATAGACTTCATCGATACCAAAGTCATTTATCCTGAAGGCGGAGTTTCTCATTTTGATGCCTTGTGGGATAACGTCAAAATTAGCTGGATGCACACTCGCCTATTCTTTGGCATGCTCCCACGAGCACCAAAGCTTATTGCTCGCCATTTTAAGAAGCCATCGACATCTAGCGTTAATGCATCTACACATAAGATGAGCAATACTAACACTGCAATATCTTCTGAAGACTCGAAAGGCAACGAGCCTCATTGGTCGAGAACACAAGAACGTGGAACTGTACTTGGTATTAAGCTATTGCTTGCCATTTACACCCTACTGGGGCGTAAAGTATTTAACGTGATTTTGCATTTAGTCATGCGTTATTACCACCTGACTGGCACTCGTGCACGTACAGCTTCCGATCAATATTTATTTCAGTTAAAAGCTTACGCTGAACAACAAAATATAGAGCTTCCAAAAGATCTGACTAGCTACAACCATCTGCTGTCCTTCGGCCATACCATGCTTGATAAATTAGCTGCATGGAAAGGTGATTTTTCTGTCGATAACTTATCTATCCATGGACAAGATCAGTTTGAATCTATGGTTGAAAATAAGCAGGGAGTTCTGATTTTAGGATCACACCTAGGCAATATTGAATTGTGCCGAGCACTGGGTCGAAGACATTCACATATAAAGATCAATGCACTTGTTTTTACAGAACATGCTGAGCGCTTCAACTCTGTCATGAAAGCGGTCAACCCTAGCTCCGATCTTAATCTTATCCAAGTCAGCTCTATGGGGCCCGATACCGCAATTCTTTTGCAACAAAAGCTAGAGCAAGGGGAATGGATTGTGATCGTCGGTGACAGAACATCCACCAGCAAAGAAAGTCGTTCTGTTTGGGCAAACTTCTTAGGTAAAGAAGCCCCTTTCCCACAAGGTCCTTTCATGCTGGCTTCCGTACTCAAAGCGCCTGTTTTTCTGCTCTTTGGGTTACGTGATGACAACAAAACAAAACCTCACTTCAACGTCTATTTTGAGCATTTTAGCGATAAGATCGTATTGCCGAGAAAGACTCGAGAACAATCATTGCAAGAAGTGGTTCAGCAATATGCAAACCGACTTCAACACTACACTTTAAAAGCCCCATTGCAGTGGTATAACTTTTTTAACTTTTGGACATTAAGCAGCCAGCACCATGACAACAAAGACACCAAATAA
- a CDS encoding HAL/PAL/TAL family ammonia-lyase gives MTTKTPNNITFGAERLTIEDVVAISQGATASMNNSQEFTSKIDRGVAFLERLLKEEGVIYGVTTGYGDSCTVAIPPNLVDELPLHLTRFHGCGLGEVLSHEQARAVLATRLCSLSQGVSGVTHDLLNQIVTLINKDISPRIPQEGSVGASGDLTPLSYLAAALIGERDVIYKGEVRPTNDVYLELGISPIKLKPKEGLALMNGTSVMTALACIAYKRAEYLAQLSTKITAMVSVGMQGNDFHFDEALFAVKPHPGQQQVAAWLRDDLQAERPPRNSDRLQDRYSLRCAPHVIGVVQDSLPWLRQMIENELNSANDNPIIDGDNERVLHGGHFYGGHIAMAMDTLKTAVANLADLLDRQMAQLMDYKFNNGLPFNLTGAEGERKPINHGFKAVQIGISAWTAEALKHTMPASVFSRSTECHNQDKVSMGTIAARDCLRVLELTEQVAAASLLAGTQALELRKRHNELDEHHMSENLKHIRDEVLKEFSFVVEDRPLEGDLRHFIGRIQSQHWSLY, from the coding sequence ATGACAACAAAGACACCAAATAACATCACTTTCGGTGCAGAGCGCCTGACTATTGAAGACGTTGTAGCAATCTCTCAAGGCGCTACCGCGAGCATGAACAACAGCCAAGAATTCACTTCAAAGATCGACCGCGGTGTGGCTTTCCTTGAACGTCTACTCAAAGAAGAAGGCGTGATTTATGGCGTAACAACGGGCTATGGTGACTCTTGTACTGTTGCTATTCCACCTAACTTAGTTGATGAACTGCCACTGCACCTGACTCGCTTTCACGGCTGTGGTTTAGGTGAAGTACTCAGCCATGAACAAGCTCGTGCAGTACTGGCAACCCGCTTATGCTCACTATCCCAAGGTGTATCAGGAGTGACTCACGACCTGCTTAACCAGATTGTCACTTTGATTAATAAAGACATTTCACCACGTATCCCTCAAGAAGGTTCCGTTGGTGCAAGTGGTGATTTAACGCCTCTTTCTTATTTAGCTGCCGCTTTAATTGGCGAGCGCGACGTAATTTACAAAGGGGAAGTTCGCCCAACAAATGACGTTTACCTAGAACTGGGGATTTCACCGATTAAGCTCAAGCCAAAAGAAGGCTTAGCGCTAATGAACGGTACTTCAGTGATGACAGCTCTAGCTTGTATCGCTTATAAACGTGCTGAATACCTTGCCCAGCTGTCTACTAAGATCACGGCAATGGTTTCCGTTGGCATGCAAGGTAACGATTTCCACTTTGATGAAGCTTTATTCGCGGTAAAACCACATCCAGGGCAACAACAAGTGGCGGCTTGGTTGCGTGATGATTTACAAGCTGAGCGCCCACCAAGAAACAGTGACCGCTTACAAGATCGTTATTCACTGCGTTGTGCTCCTCATGTTATTGGCGTAGTACAAGATTCTCTGCCGTGGTTACGTCAGATGATTGAAAACGAATTAAACAGTGCGAATGACAACCCAATCATTGATGGCGATAACGAGCGTGTTTTACACGGTGGTCACTTCTATGGCGGTCACATTGCAATGGCAATGGACACCCTAAAAACAGCGGTTGCTAACCTTGCCGATTTACTTGACCGTCAAATGGCGCAGTTGATGGATTACAAATTCAACAATGGGCTACCTTTCAACCTAACTGGTGCAGAAGGCGAAAGAAAACCGATTAACCATGGCTTTAAAGCGGTACAAATCGGCATTTCAGCATGGACAGCTGAAGCTTTAAAACACACCATGCCCGCTAGTGTTTTCTCTCGCTCTACTGAGTGTCATAACCAAGATAAAGTCAGCATGGGCACCATTGCAGCTCGTGATTGTTTACGTGTTTTAGAGTTAACAGAGCAAGTTGCTGCCGCCTCTTTATTAGCGGGTACTCAAGCGCTTGAACTGCGTAAGCGTCATAATGAATTAGATGAGCACCATATGAGTGAAAATCTAAAGCACATTCGAGATGAAGTGCTAAAAGAGTTTTCATTTGTTGTGGAAGACAGGCCGCTTGAAGGAGATCTTCGCCATTTCATTGGACGAATCCAAAGCCAACATTGGTCGCTGTATTAA
- a CDS encoding DUF3261 domain-containing protein: MNALQPKGSSVTIEPGIDLTLPQPYELGYSVTASQLISATWEDKTHQLPVQLQVDADKVILAGFSSWGTRILSLTYQDNQIDTDILTGLDQTLPQPEQILFNLMITLWPIDAWQQPLQAIGWYMVETNETRKIFDESDHAIIEITYQYPADEKPSDTQPDKLAKKVTFKHLTQGYKIKIQTLNSTIVNPPIKNE, from the coding sequence ATGAATGCTTTGCAGCCTAAAGGATCGTCTGTCACGATAGAACCGGGCATTGATCTGACTTTACCTCAGCCTTATGAGTTAGGTTATTCAGTCACAGCTAGCCAACTGATCAGTGCGACATGGGAAGACAAAACTCATCAGTTACCCGTTCAGCTTCAAGTCGATGCAGATAAAGTCATTCTTGCAGGATTTTCTTCATGGGGAACACGAATTCTATCTTTGACATATCAAGACAATCAAATAGACACCGACATTCTCACCGGGTTAGATCAAACCTTGCCTCAACCAGAGCAGATCTTATTCAACTTAATGATTACACTTTGGCCAATAGATGCATGGCAGCAACCATTGCAAGCGATTGGGTGGTATATGGTAGAAACGAATGAGACTCGAAAGATATTTGATGAGAGCGACCACGCCATTATCGAAATCACTTACCAATACCCGGCAGATGAAAAACCAAGTGATACCCAACCTGACAAGTTAGCGAAAAAAGTGACCTTCAAGCACCTCACTCAAGGCTATAAAATTAAGATTCAAACCCTAAATTCAACCATCGTTAATCCGCCAATAAAGAACGAGTAA
- a CDS encoding LolA family protein, which yields MIFRQNITTLFLPLCLIFCAFFSTLATAQETEIKSLEQLQTTLNHQNIVRGNFEQVREVAMFDQPLSSQGSFVLDKDNGLVWDQTIPFPVKLILTDNKLSQRFADQPAQIITNQDNPMAFYFSHIFLAVFHGDTEQLKDQFDLSFTPMNNSESGNQWKLELTPKSAPLNAVFRRIALSGSQDIHSISLEEIRGDSTTIHFSQLTHQPPRLTDAEAQQFKF from the coding sequence ATGATATTTAGACAAAACATAACCACTCTCTTTCTACCACTATGTTTAATTTTCTGTGCTTTTTTTAGCACATTAGCGACAGCTCAAGAGACAGAGATAAAGTCTTTAGAGCAATTACAAACGACTTTAAACCATCAGAATATTGTTCGTGGCAACTTTGAGCAAGTCCGTGAAGTCGCGATGTTCGATCAGCCACTTTCCTCACAGGGTTCGTTCGTTTTGGATAAAGATAACGGGTTGGTATGGGATCAAACCATTCCTTTTCCTGTAAAGCTGATCCTTACTGACAACAAGCTCAGCCAGAGATTTGCGGATCAACCCGCTCAAATCATCACAAATCAAGATAACCCAATGGCATTCTATTTTAGCCATATTTTTCTTGCCGTATTCCATGGTGATACAGAGCAACTGAAAGATCAGTTTGACCTATCCTTCACGCCTATGAATAACTCAGAGAGTGGTAACCAATGGAAGCTAGAACTTACGCCTAAAAGCGCGCCATTAAACGCTGTCTTTCGACGTATTGCATTGTCAGGCTCACAAGATATTCATTCTATCTCTCTTGAAGAAATTAGAGGAGATAGCACCACAATTCACTTTAGTCAGCTGACTCATCAACCACCAAGGCTAACCGATGCAGAAGCGCAACAATTTAAGTTCTAA
- a CDS encoding MMPL family transporter, whose translation MQKRNNLSSKLALLWLIIVVFFSGLLIKQFAFSPSIPIETNILRLLPQNQQDPIAEQAFQQISASMSNQVVFMVSGSSKETVISAVKQFERDLHQLNQRIKQPLFEDIQGKISQQTQAKWADFYFQHRSQLLTPSQKKMLEQSPKQQTQYVIQSLYNPFSGVTATELVSDPFLLFRDYLNEVGSQSSNFTFKNGYLTVTKNEQFYILVTATLKESPYSLQTQSHLSEIIELKKQVEGQFEVDIFHTGVVFYADYGTQSAKSEISTIGIGSLIGVILLIWFTFRSALPLALALLSISTGLLVALASTVAIFGQVHLFSLVFGASLIGVSIDYAFHYLTDRLAAGQSWNSQKGLKHIFVAISLGLATSLVGYLGLLAAPFPGLQQLALFSSIGLIAAYVSVVCWYPVLAEKPSADAPLPLTKIWAMWFSLWDKPQFKVILPSALFVLSLVTLTQVSYNDDIRQLQAMPDSLKHQEELIASLSGVSQSQDMLLITEEDPQLLLSKISHVSKDLDRLIEQGVITGYQSINQYLPTIAEQEQNHQLVQQLYLSQQASLQSTLGWKKFPEITPFTPFNVQDFLASPVSKPVKPLWLNPIDGLSASVVLIKSIQDPEVFQNWLASKTAHQDSENNPIRYLNKANEISDLFTQYRTKVTELLIIALAVILAVLSVRYGFKHSVLMVTPSLIAGVSGLAITALLGSSLNLFNLLGLILILGIGIDYTLFFAEQKKSQSTLLAVTLSCLTTLLSFGLLSLSNTHAIHSFGITVLTGIFVAWLLSPMALQRPQQSV comes from the coding sequence ATGCAGAAGCGCAACAATTTAAGTTCTAAGCTCGCCTTACTCTGGCTGATCATCGTTGTATTTTTTAGCGGATTGTTGATAAAGCAATTCGCTTTTTCACCTTCTATCCCTATTGAAACCAATATCCTTAGATTACTTCCTCAAAACCAGCAAGACCCAATTGCTGAGCAGGCTTTCCAACAAATCTCAGCTTCAATGAGTAATCAAGTAGTATTTATGGTCAGTGGGTCTTCTAAAGAAACGGTTATTTCAGCAGTGAAACAGTTTGAGCGAGATCTCCACCAGTTAAATCAGCGTATTAAACAGCCTTTATTTGAAGACATACAAGGAAAGATCAGCCAGCAGACACAGGCAAAATGGGCCGATTTTTATTTTCAGCACCGATCTCAGTTGCTCACCCCATCTCAAAAAAAAATGCTGGAGCAATCTCCAAAGCAGCAGACACAATATGTAATTCAATCGCTCTACAACCCTTTTTCAGGAGTAACGGCAACTGAACTGGTTAGTGACCCATTCTTGTTGTTTCGAGATTACCTAAATGAAGTTGGTTCTCAATCTAGTAATTTTACTTTCAAGAATGGGTATTTAACCGTTACAAAGAACGAGCAGTTTTACATCTTGGTGACAGCTACTCTTAAAGAGTCACCTTATAGTTTACAAACTCAAAGTCACCTTTCTGAAATCATAGAGCTAAAGAAACAAGTCGAAGGTCAATTTGAAGTCGATATTTTTCATACCGGAGTCGTGTTCTATGCGGACTATGGAACGCAAAGCGCGAAGTCAGAAATCAGCACCATTGGTATTGGCTCATTAATCGGGGTTATTTTACTGATTTGGTTTACTTTCCGCAGTGCGCTTCCACTCGCATTAGCATTACTTTCCATTAGTACCGGATTGCTGGTTGCCTTAGCCAGTACTGTCGCCATATTTGGACAAGTACATCTTTTTAGCCTTGTTTTTGGGGCTAGCTTGATTGGTGTATCAATTGATTACGCTTTCCACTACCTCACCGATAGATTAGCGGCTGGGCAATCATGGAATAGCCAGAAAGGCTTAAAACACATATTCGTCGCTATTTCTCTAGGTTTAGCAACGAGCCTTGTTGGTTATCTTGGCTTGTTAGCCGCACCTTTTCCCGGCTTACAACAACTGGCCTTATTTTCATCAATTGGTCTAATCGCTGCTTACGTGAGCGTTGTATGTTGGTATCCAGTACTGGCTGAAAAACCAAGTGCCGATGCTCCTTTGCCATTAACCAAGATCTGGGCAATGTGGTTTTCGCTGTGGGATAAGCCCCAATTTAAGGTCATATTACCTTCTGCTTTATTCGTATTAAGTTTGGTTACTCTTACCCAAGTAAGCTACAACGACGACATTCGTCAGCTGCAAGCTATGCCGGACTCCCTTAAGCATCAAGAAGAATTGATTGCTTCTTTATCAGGCGTCAGTCAATCGCAAGATATGCTGTTAATCACAGAAGAAGATCCTCAATTACTGCTGTCTAAAATTTCTCATGTCTCAAAAGATTTAGATAGATTGATTGAACAAGGAGTGATCACGGGTTATCAAAGCATTAATCAATATTTACCGACTATTGCAGAGCAAGAACAAAACCATCAACTTGTTCAGCAATTGTATCTATCACAGCAAGCCTCACTTCAATCCACGTTGGGCTGGAAGAAGTTTCCAGAGATAACACCATTTACCCCATTTAATGTACAAGATTTTTTAGCTTCACCTGTTTCAAAACCAGTGAAACCGCTTTGGCTTAACCCTATTGATGGTCTCTCAGCCTCTGTTGTGTTAATTAAAAGCATCCAAGATCCTGAAGTATTTCAAAACTGGTTAGCATCAAAAACAGCACATCAAGATTCAGAAAATAACCCAATCAGGTATTTGAACAAAGCGAATGAAATATCTGATTTGTTTACTCAATATCGTACAAAAGTCACCGAGCTACTAATCATCGCTCTGGCTGTAATTTTAGCTGTACTTTCCGTTCGTTATGGTTTCAAACATAGTGTACTCATGGTCACTCCATCGTTAATCGCAGGAGTATCGGGATTAGCCATTACTGCGCTATTAGGGTCATCGTTGAACTTGTTTAATTTACTCGGGCTTATCTTAATTTTAGGGATAGGGATTGATTACACCTTATTTTTTGCTGAGCAGAAAAAGAGCCAAAGCACTTTATTAGCAGTCACCTTATCTTGCTTAACGACACTGCTGTCATTTGGGCTACTTTCTCTAAGTAACACCCATGCTATTCATAGTTTTGGCATTACTGTACTAACCGGGATTTTTGTTGCTTGGCTATTATCCCCGATGGCGTTACAGCGCCCTCAACAATCAGTATGA
- a CDS encoding hotdog family protein — translation MTDIPSIDVLLPHDAPMIFIDRAIKVEDESIHCQVTISEQNLFFDKETQSIPAYVGIEFMAQSIAAWSGYHAHQKGKEAPIGFLLGSRRYQAQCDEFSVGQTLDIFAEQLMEDNGMAVFTANIKCAGEPLAQCQLNVYVPTQEKLQEMKTRSQS, via the coding sequence ATGACTGATATCCCTTCCATTGATGTTTTACTTCCTCACGATGCTCCAATGATTTTCATCGATAGAGCCATCAAAGTTGAAGATGAATCCATCCATTGCCAAGTCACGATTAGTGAACAGAATCTATTTTTTGATAAAGAAACCCAATCCATACCTGCTTACGTAGGCATTGAATTTATGGCGCAGTCTATCGCGGCTTGGTCGGGCTACCACGCACACCAAAAAGGAAAAGAAGCGCCTATCGGATTTTTATTAGGTTCTCGGCGATATCAAGCACAGTGTGATGAATTTTCGGTTGGACAAACCCTAGATATTTTTGCAGAGCAATTGATGGAAGATAATGGCATGGCGGTTTTTACAGCAAACATTAAATGTGCTGGTGAACCATTAGCTCAATGTCAGTTAAATGTGTACGTCCCAACTCAAGAAAAATTACAAGAAATGAAAACTAGGAGCCAGTCATGA
- a CDS encoding acyl-CoA thioesterase, translating to MSEILHPLEAEVTIVTSFQDADPMGVIYHGNYFRFFEEVRRIMMDQLQYNYLEMKDSGYMWPIIDTRVKYVKAIPFHHKIKVSGRLTEWENRLRIDYEIHDAETGARMTRAHTMQVAVDIESEEMCFASPSIFIDKVTCWHQNGYVESK from the coding sequence ATGTCTGAGATCCTTCATCCACTTGAAGCAGAGGTGACCATAGTGACATCTTTTCAAGATGCTGATCCTATGGGCGTTATCTACCATGGTAATTACTTTCGATTTTTTGAAGAAGTAAGACGCATCATGATGGATCAACTTCAGTATAACTATCTAGAGATGAAGGACTCTGGCTACATGTGGCCAATCATTGATACTCGAGTTAAATATGTAAAGGCGATCCCTTTTCACCATAAGATAAAAGTCTCAGGTCGATTAACAGAGTGGGAAAACCGTCTACGTATTGATTATGAGATTCACGATGCCGAAACCGGAGCTCGCATGACTCGCGCTCATACTATGCAAGTTGCGGTTGATATCGAAAGTGAAGAGATGTGTTTTGCTTCTCCTTCAATTTTCATCGATAAAGTAACTTGTTGGCATCAAAATGGTTATGTGGAAAGCAAATAA
- a CDS encoding 3-ketoacyl-ACP reductase FabG2 codes for MTRQVLVTGASKGIGKAIAIQLAKDGFEIAVHYMGDKAGAQATLESIKAQGASGRLIQFDISNRAQCRETLEADIEQHGAYYGVVNNAGITRDTAFPAMTEEEWDGVIHTNLDSFYNVLHPCVMPMVQKRKGGRIVTLASVSGIMGNRGQTNYSAAKAGVIGATKSLALELAKRKITVNCVAPGLIDTGMVDEHVKEHALPQVPLRRMGEPEEVAGLVSYLMSDIAGYVTRQVISVNGGLV; via the coding sequence ATGACTCGTCAAGTACTCGTCACGGGTGCCAGCAAAGGCATCGGCAAAGCAATCGCCATTCAACTGGCAAAAGATGGATTTGAAATCGCCGTTCATTACATGGGCGACAAAGCAGGTGCGCAGGCAACACTTGAATCGATTAAAGCACAGGGCGCTTCAGGGCGCTTAATCCAATTTGATATCAGCAACCGAGCGCAATGCCGTGAAACCTTAGAAGCCGATATTGAACAACATGGTGCTTACTATGGTGTTGTAAATAATGCCGGAATTACCAGAGATACCGCTTTCCCAGCCATGACTGAAGAAGAATGGGATGGGGTGATTCACACCAATCTAGATAGCTTCTACAACGTCCTACACCCTTGTGTGATGCCTATGGTTCAAAAACGTAAAGGCGGGCGCATTGTTACTTTGGCTTCTGTTTCTGGGATCATGGGTAACCGTGGTCAAACCAACTATTCAGCGGCAAAAGCAGGTGTGATTGGTGCAACCAAATCGCTCGCGCTTGAACTAGCTAAACGAAAAATCACAGTAAACTGTGTGGCTCCTGGTCTAATTGATACAGGCATGGTTGATGAGCATGTGAAAGAACACGCGTTACCGCAAGTTCCGCTCCGCCGTATGGGCGAGCCAGAAGAGGTCGCAGGGCTTGTCAGCTACTTGATGTCTGATATTGCTGGCTATGTGACACGCCAAGTAATTTCAGTGAATGGAGGCTTAGTATGA